The following proteins come from a genomic window of Mesorhizobium sp. 131-2-1:
- a CDS encoding chloride channel protein, which yields MTRQIAKSRMVRRSRAVWGSRRVWQPRLVFWAGAIAIGLISVLFAVLADKAQALFHQITGDGGGWRSYAPLAITPLGFVLCAWLAYAFFPGSQGSGIPQAIAARHLRDDEDRSHILSLRLVVGKIMLTIVGLFCGASIGREGPTVQVGASLMLQVARWGGMAQARGLILAGSAAGIAAAFNTPLAGIVFAIEEMGRTYEARTNGLVLTAVILAGLASLGLLGNYTYFGVAKDTISFAAEWPLVIACGVIGGGFGALFSLLALKATRRIRRWHTGQPLRRALIVAAVCGLLVAVIGIASGGLTFGTGYVQARGAVEGTPLPPFFFAEKFLAGLLSMISGIPGGIFAPSLAVGAGIGSSLGLLFGASAGIAALLGMAGYFAGVVQAPMTAFVIILEMTGNHDNVIALMCASMLGYGTARLVSHEPLYHALSRVFIAEAIRRRRAESTEAEASR from the coding sequence GTGACCCGACAGATTGCAAAGTCCCGAATGGTCCGCCGCTCGCGTGCGGTATGGGGTTCGCGGCGCGTTTGGCAGCCGCGCCTGGTGTTCTGGGCCGGCGCCATCGCCATCGGTCTGATCAGCGTGCTGTTCGCAGTTTTGGCTGACAAAGCGCAGGCATTGTTCCATCAAATCACCGGCGACGGCGGTGGTTGGCGCAGCTATGCACCGCTCGCTATTACACCGCTCGGTTTCGTGCTGTGCGCCTGGCTGGCGTACGCCTTCTTTCCCGGCTCGCAAGGCAGCGGCATTCCGCAGGCGATCGCCGCCCGTCATCTGCGCGACGACGAGGACCGCAGCCACATTCTTTCGCTCAGGCTCGTGGTGGGCAAGATAATGCTCACCATCGTCGGCCTGTTCTGCGGCGCCTCGATTGGCCGCGAAGGTCCGACCGTGCAGGTCGGGGCCTCGCTGATGCTGCAGGTGGCGCGCTGGGGCGGTATGGCGCAGGCACGCGGCCTGATTCTAGCCGGCTCGGCTGCGGGCATTGCGGCCGCCTTCAACACACCGCTCGCCGGCATCGTCTTCGCCATCGAGGAGATGGGCCGCACCTATGAGGCGCGCACCAACGGCCTGGTGCTGACGGCGGTGATTCTGGCCGGTCTCGCTTCGCTCGGCCTGCTCGGCAACTACACCTATTTTGGCGTCGCCAAGGACACCATCTCGTTTGCCGCCGAGTGGCCGCTGGTGATTGCCTGCGGCGTCATTGGCGGCGGTTTTGGCGCGCTGTTCTCGCTGCTGGCGTTGAAGGCGACGCGGCGGATCCGGCGCTGGCACACCGGGCAGCCGCTGCGGCGCGCCCTGATCGTGGCGGCCGTCTGCGGGTTGTTGGTGGCGGTGATCGGCATCGCGTCGGGCGGGTTGACCTTCGGCACCGGCTATGTGCAGGCGCGCGGCGCCGTCGAAGGCACGCCGCTGCCCCCGTTCTTCTTTGCCGAAAAGTTCCTGGCCGGGCTGCTGTCGATGATCTCGGGCATTCCGGGCGGCATCTTCGCGCCATCGCTGGCGGTTGGCGCCGGCATCGGCAGCTCGCTCGGCCTGCTGTTCGGCGCCAGCGCCGGTATTGCGGCGCTACTCGGCATGGCCGGATACTTCGCCGGCGTCGTGCAGGCGCCGATGACGGCTTTCGTCATCATCCTCGAAATGACCGGCAATCACGACAATGTCATCGCGCTGATGTGCGCGTCGAT